One stretch of Plutella xylostella chromosome 15, ilPluXylo3.1, whole genome shotgun sequence DNA includes these proteins:
- the LOC105386174 gene encoding probable ATP-dependent RNA helicase DDX31 — protein MDDLQLNITVSKKVPKKQTAHNKSAKEFKFVSKPEFTGKTIARKRPQNLIHQQGYGKKHDGEPQNKVAKVAEPQEKSSETSSNLRDLSENKGKFHGKNYQHLSDDIQLKQKPRSGGWISSLFKNNPGVPRLGQRAVKPLVEKVFTGKNFSDLDIHPHCVANLQQNLNLKEMMTVQQKAIPVILQGRDVLIRSQTGSGKTLSYALPIIEGLQAIRPKINRHDGIRVVIVVPTRELAVQTYELLIKLVKPFTWLVPGLLSGGQKRKSEKAILRKGLNVLVGTPGRINDHLRHTQSLNFCKTGCLVLDEADRLLDMGYEKDVAAIVKAIEDHKKNAAYDPMALVKKTFIKNPDEEGGEEVPDDKSGEEKYKHHLTEIFLSKERQTILLSATLTKAVENLAGITMVDPVFIDTSEGRAVIADSLNPKLDKPGNVTKVSEPTKKKEKVVKEESMEEDDESTATKEVEKEEKRGGLNHADLITDATKLNKKKTKVPATAAEDSDSDSDYEYFKVQKELETKKGTVDMDTDEEEEHQKVNTFNDALKSAIQEDELVLPSSVNQTFMVVPMKLRLVTLCALIVEHCVNNKKGGKMIVFMATLEMVDYHSELIETVLTGEKVKVKKKDNKKSKKKKSDDQSDEDSSSSDSDFAADYQQEGSLVPVELEMFSLHGSMPHERRMEVFKQFRLAKRGVLICTDVAARGIDVPRVDLVLQYCAPASATDYVHRVGRTGRATAVGAAVLMLLPSETDFVRYLEEKRIRLRQSDESSALEALRSVAVATTTPRAAVAVQARLEATAHSNRDWLARASRAYTSWVRFYSGYPRDVREHLDARKLHLGHAAKAFALRDTPAALAKRTKNDPELQKEKPKNRLTVHEEEEKKRPGFPRVKVGSLAKLTNKQSSMHTASEFDSGLEPVDHQPKRNKKKNK, from the exons atGGATgatttacaattaaatattacagTTTCTAAAAAG GTTCCAAAGAAACAAACTGCCCATAATAAAAGTGCTAAAGAATTCAAGTTTGTCTCAAAACCAGAGTTTACTGGTAAGACAATCGCCAGAAAAAGGCCCCAGAATCTTATTCACCAACAGGGGTACGGAAAAAAGCATGATGGAGAGCCTCAAAATAAGGTTGCTAAGGTTGCAGAGCCTCAAGAAAAATCAAGTGAGACTTCCAGTAATTTGCGTGATTTAAGTGAAAATAAAGGAAAATTTCATGGGAAAAACTACCAACACCTCAGTGATGATATCCAGCTGAAGCAGAAACCTAGAAGTGGTGGGTGGATATCTTCACTATTCAAGAACAACCCTGGGGTGCCGCGGCTAGGACAGAGAGCCGTGAAGCCCCTTGTAGAAAAAGTGTTTACTGGGAAGAACTTCTCCGATTTGGATATACACCCGCACTGTGTTGCAAACTTGCAGCAGAACCTTAATTTAAAGGAAATGATGACAGTGCAACAGAAAGCTATTCCCGTCATCTTGCAAGGAAGAGATGTTTTAATaag GTCACAGACAGGGTCCGGTAAGACACTATCATATGCGCTTCCCATTATTGAAGGACTACAAGCAATAAGGCCCAAGATCAACCGGCATGACGGCATCAGAGTTGTGATAGTTGTGCCCACCAGGGAGCTCGCCGTACAGACTTATGAGTTGCTCATAAAACTGGTCAAG CCTTTCACATGGCTGGTGCCAGGACTTTTAAGTGGTGGTCAGAAAAGGAAGTCTGAAAAAGCAATATTGAGGAAAGGATTAAATGTGTTAGTGGGCACACCTGGGCGAATTAATGACCATCTGAGGCATACACAATCCTTGAATTTCTGTAAAACAGG ttgCCTGGTATTAGATGAAGCTGATCGTTTACTAGACATGGGCTATGAAAAAGATGTAGCAGCCATAGTCAAAGCTATTGAAGACCATAAGAAGAATGCAGCCTATGATCCTATGGCTcttgtcaaaaaaacatttattaaaaacccAGATGAAGAGGGAGGTGAAGAAGTTCCTGATGATAAAAGCggtgaagaaaaatataaacatcatttaactgaaatatttcttTCAAAAGAAAGACAAACAATATTGCTATCTGCTACACTTACTAAG gctGTTGAAAATTTAGCAGGAATTACAATGGTAGACCCAGTGTTTATAGATACATCTGAGGGTCGAGCTGTCATTGCAGACTCTTTAAACCCCAAACTAGACAAACCCGGAAATGTTACTAAAGTCAGTGAACCTACTAAGAAGAAAGAGAAAGTTGTAAAAGAAGAATCTATGGAAGAAGATGATGAAAGTACAGCTACAAAAGAAGTTGAAAAAGAAGAGAAGAGAGGAG gACTCAATCACGCAGATTTGATCACTGATGCCACCAAACTAAATAAGAAGAAAACGAAAGTACCAGCCACTGCTGCTGAAGATAGCGACAGTGACTCGGACTACGAATACTTCAAAGTCCAAAAAGAACTTGAAACGAAAAAGGGAACAGTTGACATGGACACTGACGAAGAAGAGGAACACCAGAAAGTGAACACATTTAATGACGCTTTAAAATCTGCAATCCAAGAGGATGAGTTGGTTCTGCCATCGTCAGTCAATCAGACATTCATGGTAGTCCCAATGAAGTTGAGGCTAGTGACTCTGTGTGCTCTCATAGTGGAACATTGCGTCAACAACAAGAAGGGCGGTAAAATGATTGTGTTCATGGCCACATTGGAGATGGTGGACTACCACTCGGAGCTGATAGAGACAGTGTTGACGGGGGAGAAGGTGAAGGTTAAGAAGAAAGACAATAAAAAGTCAAAGAAGAAAAAGTCTGACGACCAAAGTGATgag GACTCGTCCTCATCAGACTCGGACTTCGCAGCCGACTACCAGCAGGAGGGCTCGCTGGTCCCCGTAGAGCTGGAGATGTTCAGCCTGCACGGCTCCATGCCGCACGAGCGTCGCATGGAGGTCTTCAAGCAGTTCCGGCTGGCCAAGCGGGGCGTGCTCATTTGTACC GACGTGGCGGCGCGCGGGATCGACGTGCCTCGCGTGGACCTGGTGCTGCAGTACTGCGCGCCCGCCTCCGCCACCGACTACGTGCACAG GGTGGGCCGCACGGGGCGCGCGACTGCGGTGGGAGCGGCCGTGCTGATGCTGCTGCCCAGCGAGACCGACTTCGTCAGGTATCTCGAGGAGAAGCGGATACG TCTCCGCCAATCGGACGAGAGCAGCGCACTAGAAGCCCTGCGCTCAGTGGCGGTGGCCACCACcacgccgcgcgccgccgtgGCCGTGCAGGCGCGCCTCGAGGCCACCGCGCACAGTAACCGCGACTGGCTCGCCCGCGCCAGCAGAG CCTACACCTCCTGGGTGCGGTTCTACTCGGGATACCCGCGCGACGTGCGAGAACATCTCGACGCTCGCAAGCTGCACCTCGGCCACGCCGCCAAGGCCTTCGCCCTGCGCGACACGCCCGCCGCTCTCGCGAAGAGGACCAAGAATGACCCGGAGCTGCAGAAGGAGAAGCCCAAGAACAGGCTGACGGTGCATGAGGAGGAAGAGAAGAAAAGGCCCGG GTTCCCCCGCGTGAAAGTGGGCTCCCTCGCCAAGTTGACCAACAAGCAGAGCTCCATGCACACGGCCAGCGAGTTCGACAGCGGCCTCGAGCCCGTGGACCACCAGCCCAAGCGGAACAAGAAGAAAAACAAGTGA